One Manduca sexta isolate Smith_Timp_Sample1 chromosome 26, JHU_Msex_v1.0, whole genome shotgun sequence genomic region harbors:
- the LOC119190752 gene encoding flexible cuticle protein 12-like produces the protein MKLFVVVACLVAAVAAAPSSPQVAARRALPALQHEEVHDEFGQYALRYVTAEGTVVSERGRLVPTPGGNGYVLVVEGETSYVGDDGKTYVTKYSAGLDGTHVEGAHIPQ, from the exons ATGAAATTg TTTGTGGTAGTTGCGTGCCTAGTAGCTGCAGTCGCGGCAGCCCCCAGCTCCCCTCAAGTTGCTGCCCGCCGGGCTCTACCAGCGTTACAACATGAAGAAGTGCACGACGAGTTCGGACAATATGCACTTCGGTACGTTACCGCAGAAGGCACAGTTGTTTCTGAACGTGGTCGCCTGGTACCTACTCCCGGTGGTAATGGTTACGTGCTGGTAGTCGAAGGGGAGACTTCCTACGTCGGCGATGATGGAAAAACCTACGTCACCAAGTATTCGGCAGGACTCGATGGCACTCACGTAGAAGGCGCTCACATCCCACAGTGA